A single Salmo trutta chromosome 14, fSalTru1.1, whole genome shotgun sequence DNA region contains:
- the LOC115207057 gene encoding histamine H1 receptor-like, which translates to MESIQSPDIPMDRYFNSTWRNPYGQETVPTLFNSSFRLQHHNSFHNILLGVFLGFLSLLTVIMNILVLYAVKKERTLHTVGNLYIVSLSVADLIVGATVMPLNLVYLLEDEWRLGRVVCQFWLIMDYVASTASIFSLFILCLDRYRSVHEPLRYLKYRTRGRASVMISGAWLMSMTWIIPILGWRSFVQVDLKPEMENKCDTDFRFVTWFKVLTSVFNFYLPSLLMLWFYSRIYMAVRQNFRERERIINPTDSVVDNRIGHKVQTGNSPCESKKERNSDFDQYTLDQPYDSTDTVETNAPREPKSGKDSHSTHSVLRMTKRLRTTVKDKRKSGSSSFQQKNLDSETPLNLSSLPLGFTNYDDDNVQKLYVSVNDCKVAVPPNSVAGVCEITQISDMQRYTTMFYNNEFTQSVNLSPSPCLHNSPESPPPQEDPEPDDGANPDAAANAVTLKQTWQKFCAQSRQRIQSLQVHKEHKAAKQLGCIIAGFMMCWIPYFIVFMVMAFCQTCVHHNLHMFTIWLGYINSTLNPFIYPLCNENFKRVFKTILHINL; encoded by the exons ATGGAGTCTATTCAGTCACCTGACATCCCCATGGACAG GTACTTCAACAGCACCTGGAGAAACCCGTACGGCCAGGAGACTGTCCCGACACTTTTCAACAGCTCCTTCCGCCTCCAGCACCACAACAGCTTCCACAACATCctactag GTGTCTTCCTGGGCTTCCTGTCGCTGCTCACGGTCATCATGAACATCCTGGTACTCTACGCTGTGAAGAAGGAGCGGACCCTCCACACGGTGGGCAACCTCTACATCGTCAGCCTCTCCGTGGCAGATCTCATCGTCGGGGCCACCGTCATGCCTCTCAACCTGGTCTATCTGCTGGAGGATGAGTGGAGGCTGGGGAGAGTCGTCTGTCAGTTCTGGCTCATCATGGATTATGTAGCCAGCACAGCCTCCATCTTTAGTCTGTTTATACTTTGTCTGGATCGGTATCGGTCCGTTCACGAGCCGCTGAGGTACCTGAAGTACCGGACCAGAGGGAGAGCTAGCGTTATGATCTCAGGGGCCTGGCTAATGTCCATGACATGGATTATTCCTATACTAGGGTGGAGGTCATTCGTTCAGGTCGACCTCAAACCGGAGATGGAGAATAAGTGTGACACTGATTTCCGGTTTGTTACGTGGTTTAAGGTTTTAACTTCAGTGTTTAACTTCTACCTTCCGTCTCTGTTGATGCTGTGGTTCTACTCACGCATCTACATGGCTGTGAGACAGaacttcagagagagggagaggattatCAATCCCACAGATTCCGTGGTGGACAACAGGATCGGACACAAAGTCCAAACAGGAAATAGCCCCTGCGAGTCTAAGAAAGAAAGAAACTCAGACTTTGATCAGTACACATTAGACCAGCCATACGACTCCACAGATACAGTTGAAACCAACGCACCCAGGGAACCCAAGTCTGGGAAAGACTCTCATTCCACTCATTCAGTGCTCAGAATGACAAAACGTCTGAGGACGACTGTAAAGGACAAAAGAAAGAGCGGCTCTTCGTCTTTCCAGCAGAAGAATTTGGACTCGGAGACCCCTTTGAACCTGTCCTCTTTACCTCTTGGCTTCACAAACTACGACGACGACAACGTTCAGAAACTCTACGTATCCGTGAACGACTGCAAGGTAGCCGTGCCGCCAAACTCTGTGGCTGGCGTCTGCGAGATAACCCAGATATCTGACATGCAGAGATACACCACTATGTTCTACAACAACGAGTTCACCCAGTCTGTGAATTTATCCCCGTCACCATGTCTCCATAATTCACCCGAGTCACCCCCGCCCCAGGAGGACCCAGAGCCTGATGATGGTGCTAACCCGGACGCTGCAGCCAACGCTGTGACTCTAAAACAGACCTGGCAGAAGTTCTGTGCCCAGTCCAGGCAGCGTATCCAGAGCCTTCAGGTCCATAAGGAGCACAAAGCGGCCAAGCAGCTGGGCTGTATTATAGCTGGGTTCATGATGTGCTGGATCCCCTACTTCATAGTCTTTATGGTCATGGCTTTCTGCCAAACCTGTGTACATCACAACCTACATATGTTCACGATATGGCTCGGGTATATTAACTCTACCTTGAACCCGTTCATATACCCACTCTGCAATGAGAATTTCAAACGAGTGTTTAAAACTATCCTACACATTAATTTGTGA